From the genome of Adlercreutzia equolifaciens DSM 19450:
GAGCGCCGCGCGGGCCGCCTCCACGGTCACTTCGTCGGCGAACTCCACGTTGATGGCCTCGCCGTGGCAGCGCAGCACGGGAACGCGCACGCACGTGGCCGCCACCTCGATGGCGGGGTCGCCCATGATCTTCTTGGTCTCGACGACCATCTTCCACTCCTCTTTGGTGGAGCCGTCATCCAAAAAGACGTCGATATGCGGAATGGTGTTGAAGGCGATGCGGTGGGCGAAGGCGGAGATTTCCAGCTCGTCCTCGGGAGTGCCGTCCAGGAAAGCGCGGGTCTGGTCGTACAGCTCGGCCATGGCCGGCGCGCCGGCGCCGGAAGCGGCCTGGTAGGTGGACACCACGACGCGCTTGATGGGAGAGAGGTCGTAGAGCGGCTTCAGCGCGACGACCATCTGGATGGTGGAGCAGTTCGGGTTCGCAATAACGCCGTTATGCCACGCCACATCCTGCGGGTTCACCTCGGGCACCACCAGGGGCACGTCCTCATCCATGCGGAAGGCGCTGGAGTTGTCGATCATCACGGCACCGGCGGCGGTGACCGCCTCGCGCATCTCCTTGGACACGGAGGCGCCGGCCGAGAACAGCGCGATGTCGACGCCCTCGAAGGACTCCGGCGTCATCTCCTGCACGGTAAGCTCGCCGGCCGGCACGAGTCCGCACCCCTCGAAGGGCACCTTCTTGCCAGCCGAGCGCGCGCTCGCAAGAGCGCGAACCTCACTCGCCGGGAAGTCCACGTCATGCAGCACGCGCAGAAACTCCTGTCCCACCGCACCCGTCGCTCCCGCTACGGCCACCACAGGATTTGCCGGCATTTCCTTCGTCCAGGTCATTTAACGTCCTTTCTTCATTTTGGCGGCGATCTCTTCCGCTGAAAGCTGGGTTTCCACGAACACGTCGTCGGAATCGAGCCCGAAGGCGGTGTGCAGGCACTGGACGGCCTGTACTGCCTGGGCCGCGTCCACGATCATGGACAGGCGGATGGGCGACGTGGAGATGGCCACGATGTTGATGTTGTTGTCGCCCAAGGTCTGGAACGTGCGCGAGGCCACACCCGGAGAGGACTTCATGCCCGTGCCCACCAGCGACACCTTCGCGATGTCCTCGTCGACGATGAACTCGCGAGCGCCGATCTCGGGCACGATGCGCTCCATGGTCTCCTTGGCGCGGGGCAGATCGGCCCCAGGAGTCGTGAAGGAGATGTCGGTGAAGCCGGCCTCGGACACATTCTGGATGATCATGTCCAGGTTCACGTTGGCAGCGGCCAGCGCCCCGAACACGCGGGCGGCCACGTTCGGCGCGTCGGGCACCTGGCGTATGGTCACCTTCACTTCCGACGTGTCGCTGGCGATGCCGGTGATGACGGCTTCTTCCATTTCGTACTCCTCCTTGACATAGGTTCCCTCGGCCTCCGAGAATGCGGAGCGGGAATGGATGACCACTTTCCATTTGCGGGCGAACTCCACCGCGCGGCTCTGCAGCACGCCTGAGCCGGCGCTGGAGAGCTCCAGCATGTCGTCATAGCAGATGGAATCGAGCTTGCGGGCCCGGGGCGCGATGCGCGGGTCGGTGGTGTAGACACCATCCACATCGGAGTAGATCTCGCAGACGTCGGCATTAATGCCCCAAGCGATGGCCACCGCCGTCGTGTCCGACCCGCCGCGACCGAGCGTGGTGATGTCGCCGTTGGCATCGATACCCTGGAACCCGGCGACCACGGGAATGGCGCCGTCGTCCAGCGCGTCTAAGATGCGCTCGTTGTGCACCTTCACGATGCGCGCCTTGTTGTGCGTGCCGTTGGTCTCGATGCCCGCCTGGCGTCCGGTGAAGCTGATGGACTTGTAGCCCAAAGCCTCGATGGCCATGGCCAGAAGCGTCATGGAAACCTGCTCGCCGGTGGACAGCAGCCGATCCAGCTCGCGGGCCGGGGGCGCCGTCGTGATGGCGGAGGCGAGCCCCATGAGCTCGTCGGTGGTCTTGCCCATGGCAGACACCACGGCCACCACCTCGTCCCCGCGCTGGCGCATGCCCACCAGGCGCTTGGCGACGTTTTTGATGCGCTCGGGGGAGGCGACCGACGTGCCCCCGAATTTCGCGACGATCAGAGCCATTGCGCTTGCTCTCCTTCGATACGGAACTAGTCGAAAATGCAAGTGGGCACCACTATAGCAAAGTTGCAAGGTCAATGAGGGCGAGCGCAGCCCGTACGGGCGCATCTTCGGTTGGAATGCCATCAGCGGCCACGGGCGGCGAGCGGCCGTCCGGACCGGGGACGCCGGCCACCCCGCCACGTGGCGCCGTCCACCCCGCCAGGTGACGCCGTCCGTCCCGCCACAGGAACGCCGTCTGCTCCATCTACCTAGTATGTCGGTTTTCCGACGGACGACACCCACCGTCCGCTGGCGGCCGCACCATTGTTTATGATGGCCTGTGTACCTATCATGATCGCTTTGCATTCAACATCGGGCAACGCCATCGGAGAGGAGAAGCCATGCCGGCCATCATCACGCACGACCTGTTCGGGAAAGACGTGTACGGCGAGACCTTCGATACCATCGGGGGCTCCCGCGATGCGGCCGAGGCCTTCCTTTTGGGCAACCAGGGCCCCGATCCTTTGTTCTTCGTCGCGCCCGATCCGCGCTACCGCCGCGTGGGAAAGCTGGCCTCAACGCTGCATCGGGCGCGCCCGGCAGAATTCCTCGTGGCCCTGAAGAGCGCTGTGCGCGAGCTGCCGGCGCAGGAGCGCTCCGTCGGACGCGCCTACGCGCTGGGCTACGTGTGCCACTACCTGCTGGACAGCACGGTGCATCCACTCGTCATAAGCCAGGTGAACGCCTTGTGCGGCGCCGGCGTGGAAGGCCTCGCGGCCGAGGACGCCCATGAGGTGCACGCCGTTATCGAGACCGAGCTGGACGAGCTTGTGCTGACGGCCAAGCGCGGCGAGACCGTGGCCACCTACCACCCCGCCACCTCGGTGCTGCGCGGCCGCGACAGCATGCTGGATACCGTGGGCCGCCTGTACGCCGGAGCCGTCGACAACGCCTTCGGCCTCGCCATGCCCAAGGGCATGTTCAAAAGCGCCGTGCGGGCCGAGCGCGCGGCCCAGCGGGCCCTCTACTCCCCCACCGGCGCCAAGCGCGCCGTGCTCTCCGCTGCCGAGCGCCTCGTGCGCCCCCATGCCATGACCGGGGCCATGAGCCACCGAGCCGCCGAGCGCGCCACTTCCGCCTTCGCCAACGGCGAGCGCGCTCCCTGGCGCCATCCGGCCACCGAGGCCGTCAGCCGCGCCAGCTTCTGGGATCTGTACGACCAGGCGCGCGCAGGCGCCCTGGACGCCATTAAGGCCATGGATGCCGACGACTTCGACCTGGCCGCTTCCCACCGCCTCACCGCCGACGTGAACTTCTACGGCGAGCCCGTGGTGGCCCTCGTCGTGGCCGTGGAAGACGCCGCGGCCGGCGACGACGTCCCCGACGTGCGGAATCGGTAGGAACGCCCATGACCCTCGAGACCGCCTTCGACCTCCCCTTCTGGTTCGAGTTCGCCGCCACCGTCACCGGCGGCCTGTCCGGCGGCATGTCCGCCGTGCGCGCCCGCTACGACATCTTCGGTACCGTGGCCATCGCCTGCATCACCGGCATGGGCGGCGGCATCATCCGCGACATCCTGCTGCAGAACTACGGCCTGTACGCCTTCCAAAGCCCTTGGTTTCTCCTTTCCTGCGCCCTGGCCGGCGTGGCGGTGTTCTACTTCGGCAAGCTGGCCACCTACCTGGACCCCATCGTCGACCTCCTGGACAACATCTCGGTAGCCCTGTGGGCCATCATCGGCGCGTCGAAGAGCCTCTCGGCGGGCCTTACCGTCATCCCCTCGGTAGTGCTCGGCACCATCACCTCCATCGGCGGGGGCATCTCCCGCGACGTGCTCATGAACCGGCCGCCCGTCGCCTTCCAAACCGGCCCCATCTACGGCAGCGCGGCCCTCATCGGCTGCATGGTCTACTGCCCGCTGAAGGCCAACGGCATCCTGCCCGACGCGGCGGGCATCCTGTGCGCCGGCCTCATCATGGTTCTGCGCTACCTGTCCCTCATCATGGGCTGGCGCACCAAGCCGCCCCGCGACTACTCGGACACGGTGGTGGAAAGCGTGGCGCGACCGATGCGCTTCATCGCGCGCAAGGTGCACGTGCCCATAGGCAAGACGGCCCGCGAGCGCCAGGGCACAACCAAGTTCGATCGCTTCAAGAGGAAGGGCAAGAAGCTTTACGATCGCCTGAGCGGCCGCTGGATGGACGACGACGGCGAGCACTTCCAGCCCACCGTGCTCATGGACAAGCTCGTGGTGCCCCTGGCCGATGAGGACGAGCATGCCTCCGAACCGGCCCCCGATCCCTCCGATCGCCTGTTCGTCGACCGCGACGAGCTCTACCGCATCATCGGCCTCGACCACGAGCCCCGCCGCACCGGCCCGCAGGCGGCGGTGAAGGATTCCGCCGCGGAAGCCAAGGATTCGAAGAGCGCGGAAGGCGCGGAAGGCGCCGACGCAGACACGGCACGAAAAGCCGACGACGAGCCGGCCTTCGACCCCTTCGAACCGCAAACCCCCGACCCGAAGAAGCCCCAGCACAACCCCCGCGACCAGAAGAAGCGTTCATGACGCTCTCCCGTCACCGGGTACACCAAATTCGTGCAGGAATTTGCGATAGGGAGAGGCCGAGGCGATCCTACAACCGATTTAGAGTCTCCCTATCGCAAAATCCTGCACGAATCGCCCAGACACACTCTCTCTAACGAAAAATCTTGCACGGAAATACGGCGACCGTCGCCGCGCACTGAACAAGCCCGCCGCTTGGCCTGCAGACATCCCCGTAGGGGCCGGCCTCGATCGGCACTCCCGAGCCAGAACGTCCGCCAATGCAGAAAGGGCGGCGCAAGCGCCGCCCCTACGTAGGTGTACCGATTCCCCGATCCTGAGCCTACATATTCTTCAACAGAATCGTGCTCATGAGGTCGGCGGTGTGCTCGCAGGCGTCGCAGCAGCTCTCCATGAAGGCGTACAGGCGCGACCACTTCAGCACGTGCATGGGCTCGTCGGCGTGGTTCACATGCAGGTTGCGGATGACCTCCACGTACAGCGCGTCGGCCTCTTCCTCGTTGTCGGAGACCTGAATGACCAGCTGCTTGAAGTTCTTCGACTTCTTGAAGTTGCGGAAATCCTCCATGGCGGCGTCCACGGCCTTGCACGACTTGCGGATGAGGGTGGCGAAGCGCAGGGCGTCCTCGGGAATCTGATGGATGTCGAACATGTAGAAGTACTGCAGCACGTCCTCGATCTCATCCAGAATCTCGTCCAGCGCGCCGGCCAAAGCCACGATGTCCTCGCGATCGAACGGCGGCATGAAATCATTGCCGACGTGCTTGTAGATGTCGTGGTTGATCATGTCGCCGGCGTGCTCGAGCGCATGGGCCTCATCGAGCACCGCGCGCAGGGCGGCGGCATCGGTGAAGTTCTCCATGGCGCGCACAAGGACGCTCGCCTCTTGCACGGCCAGATCGGACAGCTCTTCGTAGGCGTCGAAGTAATCGTACTTGTGTTTCTTGGCCACTGGACTTCCCTTCTCGTGTTACAGGATCATAAGGAACAACTTGGCGCAGGCGAAGCCCAAGATGCCGCACCCGGGAAAGGTGAGCACCCACGTCTTCACCATATCGATGGCGATAGACCATTTCACGGACTTGGGGTTCTTCGCGGCCCCCACGCCCATGATGGCCGTCGTGTTGGTGTGCGTCGTGGAAACCGGCAAGCCCCCGAAGGTGGCGAGCATAAGACTCACGAACGTGGAGAGGCTGGCGGCGAATCCTTGGAACGCCTCGAGCTTCACCATGTCCATGCCCACGGACTTGATGATGCGCTCGCCGCCCACGGCCGTACCGAGGCCCATGTTGAAGGCGCAGAAGAGCATGAGCCACATGGGCATCGCCACGCCCGTAAGATCCATGCCCATGCCGGCGGTCATCATGATGGCCAGCATGAAGATGGACATGAACTTCTGGCCGTCTTGGGCGCCATGCATGAAGGCCACGCCGGCGCCGGAGCAAATCTGCGCCCACTTGAAGAACGAGTTCGCCTTCTGACGGTTCACATGCCGGCACAGCCGCCCGATGAGCTTGTAGTTGAGCCAGCCCAGGCCGAAGCCGAGCAGCGTCGAGAGCAAAATGCCGTAGATGACCTTCATCCACTCGGCCCCGTTGATGGCATCGAGACCGCCCTGGACGGCGATGGCAGCCCCCGTGAGGCCGGCGATGAGCGAATGGGACTGGGAGGTGGGAATGCCGAACCACCAGGCCGCCGCACCCCAGACGATAATGGCGACCATCGCTGCCATGAGCGCCGTCAGGGCCTGATGGGAGTTGCCGCCGAAATCCACCATGGAGAAAATGGTATGGGCCACCGCCGTGGAGACCAGCGACACGAGCAAAAGCCCCAGAAAGTTGAACACCGCCGCCATGATGATGGCGTGCCGAGGCTTCATGGCCCGGGTTGAGACCGCCGTGGCAATGGCATTGGGCGCATCCGTCGCGCCGTTCACGATGATAACGCCGATATTAAGCAGGGTCACCACCAGAAGGATGGGGTTCTGCATAAGCTCGGAGAGGAAAAAGGTCCACTCGATCGTCACGGAGTTCCTTCCAACAGATAAACTGCACCCAGAAAATGCGCAGTGGCCCAAGTCTACCCTATGACACGCCGTCAGCAAGACAGACTGCTGTGTTTTTTTTGAAAAAGCTCCTACTCGGGGTCGCCGTAGAGGGCGAAGACGCGACGGCGCTCGGCGCCGATGGTGGTGAGGTTGTTGTGGCCGGGAAGAACCGCCGTGTCATCGGGCAGGGCCGCGAGCTTCTTCAAGGAAGCGCGCATGTCGGCCATCGATCCACCTGCGAAATCGGTGCGGCCGACGGTGCCGGCGAACAGCGTGTCGCCCGAGATGAGCACCGGCAGCCCCTTGGGATGGTTGCCGAACTGCGGTATGTCGAACAAGCAGATGGAGCCGGGAGTGTGGCCGGGTGTCGCGATGACCTTCCACTTCATGTTCCCCACTTCCACGACATCGCCGTGGGCAACCGTGCGATCCACGGGGCAGGGAACGCCGCGGGTTGAGAGATCCTCGTCGCGAGGCTCCTCAATAAGCGGCGCGTCTACGGCCGAGGCGATGACCGGAGCGCCCGTGGCCTCGCGCAGCTCAGCAGCGGCGCCGGTGTGGTCGAAGTGGGAGTGGGTGAGCACGATGGCGTCCAGCTTGCGGTCACCCAGGGCCGCGAGAATCTTGTCGACCGAGCAGCTCGGATCCACCACCATAGTGCCCTCGCCGTCGGATACGATGTACACGTTGTTGGCGAGCACGCCCATGATCATATACTCGACATCGACGCACAATCCGCTGATCTCATACAAATCCGTCGCCATTTCTCAACCTTTCTTGCTTGATCCTTGGGGCATCATTCTACGGGCATCGAAGACGCCGTCGATGGCGGACAGGCGCTTTGTCATGCGCTCGATAACCGCCAAGTCGGACAGCTGGAAGAGGAAGCGCATCTCCACCATGCCATCGCGGTGGGTGGTGGTGTTGCAGGACAGCACATTGGCGCCCATCTCGGAAATGACGCGCGTCACATCCAGAAGCAGGTTCATGCGGTCGAGCGCCTCGATGTAGATCTCCACCTGGTAGGTGGCCGCCGTGGGCGTCCCCTCCCATTCCACCTCGATGATGCGCTCGGGATGCCGCTTCAAATCGAGCGCGTTGGGGCAGTCGGCCCGGTGCACCGACACGCCGCGGCCGCGGGTCACAAACCCCAAGATGTCATCGCCGGGCACGGGGTTGCAGCAGCGCGACAGGCGCACGAGCACGTCGTCGACGCCCTTCACCACGATGCCCTGGGACGAGTGGGTCTCGTGCTTCTTCGGGCGCTTCACGGACGTGAGCATGGGGGCCATAATGCCCGTGGAGGAGGCCGATGTGCCCACCGTGGGCTTCTCCGCCTCCTCGTTGCCCTTGTCCACCAGGATCTTCAGCAGACGGTTCGTGACGTGCTGGGCCTTCTCCTTGCCCGTGCCGATGTGCACGTACATCTCATCGGGGTCTTTGAAGCCGAGCGCCTCGGCCACCAGCTTCAGCGCCCGCATCGACTGGGCGCTGGAAAGCCCCAGCCCGTGCTTGCGCATCTCGCGCACGAGCATGTCGCGGCCCATCTGCATGTCGTCGGAGCGGGTGATCTTCGAGAAGTAGGAGCGGATCTTGCTGCGGGCCGAGGGCGTCTTCACGATGTTCAGCCAGTCGCGGGAGGGGCTCGCGCTCTTCTGGGTGAGCACCTCCACGCGGTCGCCCACCTGCAGCTGGTAGGACAGAGGCACGATGGAGCCGTTCACCTTGGCGCCCACGCAGTGGTTGCCCACCTCGGTGTGGATGGCGTAGGCGAAGTCCACCGGCGTGGAACCGGCACGCAAGCTCATGACCTCGCCCTTCGGCGTGAACACGAAGACCTCCGTGTCGTCGAGGTCCATCTTCAGCGACTTTAGGAACTCGCGGGAGTCCTCGGTCTCGTCCTGCCAGTCCACCATCTGGCGCAGCCACGCCAGCTGGGCATCCAGGTTGTCGGCGGCGCCGGGGCGCGAGGCGCCGGTCTCCTTGTAGCGCCAGTGGGCCGCCACGCCGTACTCGGAGTTGCGGTGCATCTCCTCGGTGCGGATCTGCACCTCCAGGGGACGTCCGGCCGGCCCCATGACCGTCGTGTGCAGCGACTGGTACATGTTGAACTTCGGCATGGCGATGTAGTCTTTGAAGCGGCCGGGCATGGGGTGCCACAGCGTGTGCACCGCGCCCAGAGCCGAGTAGCAGTCCTTCACCGAGCTGGTGATGATGCGCACGGCGATGAGGTCGTAAATCTCCGAGAATCCCTTGCCCTTCTTCGTCATCTTCTGGTAGATGGAGTACAGATGCTTCGGACGCCCCATGATCTGGGCCGAAATTCCCACCTTCCCCATCTCCTCGTGGAGCACGGCGATGACGTCGGCCAGGTACTTCTCACGCTCGGCGCGGGACTCGGTCACCATGCGGGAGACCTGCTTGTACTTGTTGGGCTCCAGGTAGAAGAAGGAGAGGTCCTCCAGCTCCCACTTGATGGAGTTGATGCCAAGGCGGTGGGCGATGGGGGCGTAGATCTCAAGGGTCTCGCGGGACTTGAAGATGCGCCGATCCTCGCGCAGGGCCGCCAGTGTGCGCATATTGTGCAGACGGTCGGCCAGCTTGATGACGATGACGCGGATGTCCTTGGACATGGCCACGAACATCTTGCGGATCGTGGCCGCCTGCTCGTCGGTGAGCGACTCCACCTCGATGCGGGTGATCTTGGTGACGCCCTCCACCAGCGCCCGCACCTGCGGGTTGAAGGTGCGCTCCACCTCCTCGGCCGTCACCTTCGTGTCCTCCACGGTGTCGTGGAGCAGCGCCGCCGTGATAGTCTCGGCATCCATGCGCAGATCGGCCAGGATGATGCCCACCTCGATGGGATGGATGATGAACGGCTCGCCGGACTTGCGGCACTGGCCCGCGTGGGCGTCGCGGGCGAACTCGAAGGCGCGGCGCAGCATGGCCTCCTCCGGCGCGTCCATGTAGGCACTCGTCAGGCGCGCCAGCTCGGCGAAGCGGTCCTCGGGCGTGGCGGGCCCGCGTTCGATGGCCGAATCGGCCGTGGGATGCGGGCGGCCCAGAAGCGCGTCCACGGTCTCTTTCGTGGCCTTCCCGGCGCTGACGGCATCGGCCGCCGCCCGGACGGAATCGTCTCTCTCGGCGCTCATGGGCGCCTCCCTTCTCCTGAACGCGGATGGTCCGCGGATCGTTATCGGTTAGTGCCCCTGGCCCGGTCGGTTCCTCGGCACGATGGGGTGGCACAGACGCACCGTGAGCGCGGGCTCGTCGGTGCCCAGCGCCCATCGGCAGAAGCCGCCGAACAGCGTGCGCTCGTCGATGCCCTCGCGGTAGCGCACCGAATCGGTCAGTTCCACCTTCGACGCCCCCTCGCGCACCCGCACCCACAGATGCGGGCGGCCGGCCTCGTAAACGGTGCGCGTCTCGATGAGCCCGAGCTCGCGGAACACGGCCAAGCCGCAGGCCGCCGAGGTGGGACTCACGGCGCGGAAGGCGTCGGAGGCGGCCTCGGCCAGATCGGCGTCGGCCACGCAGAAGTAGTCGTCGGGAGTGTTGCGCTGCAGCGAGCGCAGCTTGCGGTACACCTGGGCCATGACGTCATGATCCGGCGTGGCGTCGGCCAAGATGCGCTCGTTGATGGAGGCATCCCCGCGCCCGTAGAGCAGATGCACCCACGCCGGCTTCCCATCACGCCCGCCCCGGCCGCTCATCTGGTTGAACTCCACGTCGCTGAAGGGCAGATGGTACAGCACCACGTGCCGGATGTTGGGAATATCGACCCCTTCCCCGAAGGCCGAGGTGGCCACGAGCACCTTCAGGTCGTCGCGACGGAACAGCTCTTCGATGCGCTTGCGCTCGTCGCGGGAGAGCCCCGCGTTGTAGAAGCCGATCATGCAGGCGAGCTGCGGCACCCGCCGGCGCAGCATGCGCGCGAGCGCCACGGAATGCTCGCGGGAGTTCACGTAGATGACGGTCTTCTCGCCCGTGGCCACCAGGGAGGCCAAATAGTCGTCGCGGTGCGGGATGTTGCGCTGGTCGTCCAGGTACAGGTTGTCGCGGGCCGTCTCGTCGATGACCGAGTCCTGAATGGGCAGCACCGCATCGATGTCGTCGGCCACGGCGTCGTTGGCCGTGGCGGTCACCGCGAGCACCACGGGGTCTCCGAGCCGGGTCAGCGCCCGGTCGAGCTGGGTGTAGGCCACGCGCTGGCCAGCCTTGGCCTGGCCGATGTGGTGCGCCTCGTCCACGACGACGAACCCGACGCGCCCCGAGGCCGCCAGCTCGTCGGTGTGGAACATGAGGTACTCCGGCGTGGTGAGCACGATATCGAGGCTCCCGTCGGCCAGCCCCGCGTACACCGCCGCGCGCTCCTCGGGCGTCGACTCGCCGGTGATGACGGCGCTCGCAATGCCGAAGCGCTCGAGGCTCGCCCGCAGATGGAATACCTGGTCGGCGATGAGCGCCCGCAAGGGGTAGATGAACAGGCTCGCGGCATGGTCGGTCAGCGCGCGGAAGGCGGCGTAGGTTTGGAAGCACAGCGACTTGCCGCGCCCCGTGGCCATGACGGCGAAGGTGGACTTCCCCGCCCGCAGCCGATCGAGAATCTCTCGCTGGGCCGGATGCAGCGGGCGGTCGCCGATGATGGCCTTCACAATGGCCGCCTCCAGGCCGTCCGGGTCGCGCCGGGCCGTCTCCTCCCACTGGGCGCGGCGGGGCGCCAGATCGGGCAGCGCCGGCTCGGGCGCCTCGTCGGCGGCCGCAAGATCAGGCTCCCCTTCCGCTTCGGCGAACAGATCGGCGGTGAACGACACGGCGTCCGGGTCGAGGCAGGCCTCCAAAGCGCAACAGCTGCGCGCCGGGGCCACGGTTTCCAGCATGGCCTTCACCGAGCGGCGGCCGCGCCATTCGTCGATCTGCACCGTGAAGGCGGCGTCCACCACCGCGTCGTTCACGAGCAGCGCGTCGATGGCGGCGCAGTGGAACATGATGCCGGCCACCGATGCGCGCCCGTTGGTGAGCGTGCAGGCGAAGTGGTCCTTGGTCTGGCCCACGGCCCGGGTGTTCACGAGCGTCACGTTCCGGGCGAGGAACGTGGGCTGGGGGTTCTCCTGGCCGAAGGGGGCGAGCCGCTCGACCAGCGCCACGGATTCG
Proteins encoded in this window:
- the recJ gene encoding single-stranded-DNA-specific exonuclease RecJ, translating into MTAQFSIREADPQIVARLAHDLGLPRFIATTLVARGITTVRAAKRFLNPSLDRDWRNPLEIPGLAEVADGLIDAIREKKRIVVFGDFDLDGISATTVLTRGLRALGACAFPFVPRRFGEGYGITAAAFERARALEPDVIVTVDCGIACKNEVADILKAGVEVYITDHHEAADLVPEGVPVADPKMADDCPSAILAGVGVALKLVQVLGSRLGFPHLWRSYTDFATLGTVADLMPMRDENRALVADGLARMNTNPRPCIAALLATTGQAGKPLSATNLSFSLIPRLNAAGRMGNADLALDLLMCDNYGECCAMAEALEDVNNQRRAIEAELSDIAKEQASRIYHGQRALVVAGEGWHEGVKGIVASRLVNTYGVPALLFTIDGDEARGSGRSVGNVNLFEAVESISYLTKRFGGHGAAVGVTIPTKNLKAFAQRLDAYMQKLPEAAFHPLTEVDALVSLDELTLESVALVERLAPFGQENPQPTFLARNVTLVNTRAVGQTKDHFACTLTNGRASVAGIMFHCAAIDALLVNDAVVDAAFTVQIDEWRGRRSVKAMLETVAPARSCCALEACLDPDAVSFTADLFAEAEGEPDLAAADEAPEPALPDLAPRRAQWEETARRDPDGLEAAIVKAIIGDRPLHPAQREILDRLRAGKSTFAVMATGRGKSLCFQTYAAFRALTDHAASLFIYPLRALIADQVFHLRASLERFGIASAVITGESTPEERAAVYAGLADGSLDIVLTTPEYLMFHTDELAASGRVGFVVVDEAHHIGQAKAGQRVAYTQLDRALTRLGDPVVLAVTATANDAVADDIDAVLPIQDSVIDETARDNLYLDDQRNIPHRDDYLASLVATGEKTVIYVNSREHSVALARMLRRRVPQLACMIGFYNAGLSRDERKRIEELFRRDDLKVLVATSAFGEGVDIPNIRHVVLYHLPFSDVEFNQMSGRGGRDGKPAWVHLLYGRGDASINERILADATPDHDVMAQVYRKLRSLQRNTPDDYFCVADADLAEAASDAFRAVSPTSAACGLAVFRELGLIETRTVYEAGRPHLWVRVREGASKVELTDSVRYREGIDERTLFGGFCRWALGTDEPALTVRLCHPIVPRNRPGQGH